The proteins below are encoded in one region of Zootoca vivipara chromosome 10, rZooViv1.1, whole genome shotgun sequence:
- the BHLHE41 gene encoding class E basic helix-loop-helix protein 41, which yields MDEGISPLPERQLLEHRELIGLGYPSLYMCKPKRGMKRDESKETYKLPHRLIEKKRRDRINECIGQLKDLLPEHLKLTTLGHLEKAVVLELTLKHLKALTALTEQQHQKIIALQNGERSLTSPLQSDLDAFHSGFQTCTKEVMQYLSRFESWTPREQRCAQLINHLHSVCPRFLPSPQLLTPKICPGQGPCPASSAFSCVQRDQTGPKLESQPNCVPVIQRTQNASSKHKFSHHPMGRVELGGENDTDTDSGYGGECEGRPEGDKRQGNRMIKQEPSGDEAPLAAKRLKMDCSSASSAMWSPDQAAAGSALLSSLVALGGLGGGGSPFAQQPAAPFCLPLCFISPSAAAAYMQPFLDKYLYPAAAVTPIPCIYPGIPAQAAAAAAVAFPCFSSLLVPGEKASLASAISTDVVSSGQPLPHPFTSCNPAGLSGDKDLPSQEQHLQSAEEKP from the exons ATGGATGAAGGGATCTCGCCTTTGCCCGAAAGGCAGTTATTGGAGCATCGGGAATTAATAGG ACTGGGCTATCCATCCTTGTATATGTGCAAGCCCAAGAGAGGGATGAAGAGGGACGAGAGCAAG GAAACATACAAACTGCCACATAGATTGatagagaagaaaagaagagaccGGATTAATGAGTGTATTGGTCAGTTGAAAGATTTATTGCCTGAGCATCTGAAACTGACA ACACTAGGGCATCTGGAGAAAGCTGTAGTTTTGGAATTGACATTGAAACACTTAAAAGCTTTAACAGCCTTAACAGAGCAGCAGCATCAGAAGATAATTGCTTTACAGAATG gGGAGAGATCTCTGACATCTCCTCTGCAATCTGACCTGGATGCTTTCCATTCAGGATTCCAGACATGCACCAAAGAAGTCATGCAGTACCTCTCCCGATTTGAGAGTTGGACTCCAAGAGAGCAGAGATGTGCCCAGCTCATCAACCACCTGCACTCTGTTTGCCCACGGttcctccccagcccccagctTCTGACTCCAAAGATTTGTCCAGGCCAAGGACCCTGCCCTGCCTCCTCTGCCTTTTCCTGTGTGCAGCGAGATCAAACTGGCCCAAAGCTGGAGAGCCAGCCAAATTGTGTGCCAGTCATTCAGAGGACTCAGAATGCGAGTAGCAAGCATAAATTCAGCCACCATCCGATGGGTCGTGTGGAGCTTGGTGGGGAGAATGACACGGATACAGATAGTGGCTACGGCGGTGAGTGCGAGGGAAGACCGGAAGGGGACAAAAGGCAAGGCAACCGGATGATCAAGCAGGAGCCCTCTGGGGATGAGGCACCTCTAGCAGCCAAAAGGCTGAAGATGGATTGCAGCAGCGCCTCTTCGGCCATGTGGAGCCCAGACCAAGCAGCAGCTGGTTCAGCCCTTCTCAGCTCCCTGGTGGCTTTGGGAGGTCTGGGGGGAGGAGGATCTCCCTTTGCCCAACAACCTGCTGCTCccttctgcctgcctctctgcttCATCTCCCCCTCAGCAGCAGCTGCCTACATGCAGCCCTTCCTGGATAAATATCTTTACCCGGCAGCAGCAGTCACTCCCATTCCCTGTATCTACCCAGGGATTCCAGCTCAGGCTGCAGCGGCTGCCGCTGTGGCCTTCCCTTGTTTCTCCTCACTATTGGTACCAGGAGAGAAAGCCAGTTTGGCCTCAGCAATCTCTACTGATGTGGTTTCTTCTGGCCAGCCCCTCCCCCATCCATTTACCTCCTGCAACCCAGCTGGGCTCAGTGGGGACAAGGACCTCCCTTCCCAAGAGCAGCATTTGCAGTCTGCAGAGGAAAAGCCTTGA